The genomic segment TGCATCACTAATGCGTTGTTCTTCCGTTAAGTATTCAGGAAAGCTTGCAATAACACGACCAGCAAGTGAGATGTCGCGTGTATCAACGTCAATATCCGATGACGCTGCAAATGCTTGAATAATTGGAAGCAATGAATGCGTCGCCAGTGCTGGCGCTTCATCAGTGATAGTATAAATAATAGTAGATTTTTGCGTTGTCATTTAATTTCCCTATTTAATCTACAAAACCCGTAACAAAACGTATAATAGGCTTTGTAATTTACCGACTTTAGATACCAATTCTAGTAATTATCTAATTAATTGCATTGGTATTATTTTTATTAGTCTCTTGTTTCACGCGCGTATTATAGCGAAAAGCGGCGAACTTTAAAACTAAACGCCACAAAAGCTTTACAATTTTGCAAGGTAGTTAACATGACATTCAAGCGTTCCCCTAATTGGAAAAAACCAGCTTTTAAGAAAAAAACGACTCAAAAGCCACGCCCTGCACCAAAAGATCGTAAAGTCCTTATCTTTAATAAACCTTTTGATGTACTGAGTCAATTTACCGATGACCAACATCGCCAGACGCTCGCAGATTTTATTTCAGTAAAAGATGTTTATGCCGCTGGTCGCCTTGATCGCGATAGCGAAGGGTTATTAATCTTGACCAATGATGGTGTCCTGCAAGCTCGTTTAACACAACCTGAATCGAAATCACCAAAAACCTATTGGGTACAAGTTGAAGGCGATCCAACCGAAGAAGATTTAGAAAAACTTCGTCAAGGCGTCGAATTAAAAGATGGCATGACACTGCCAGCAAAAGTAGAAATGATGACAGAACCTGATTTATGGGAGCGTAATCCTCCGGTTCGATTCCGAGCTGCTATTCCAACCACTTGGATTGCAATAACGATTATTGAAGGCCGTAATCGTCAAGTTCGACGCATGACTGCACATATTGGTTTTCCAACGTTACGTTTAATTCGTTACTCAATGGGCGATTGGACTATAAAAGATGTCCCTCACGGTGAATGGAAAGAAGTCACTCTGTAGTCACAACAATAAGATATGTAAATATTAAGTTAAAAAAGCGCTACACGTTTAGTGTTTTTTCACTTAGACTCAAGAAAAGACGATGAAGTTATGAAGGAATAAAAATGAATGTAATCATTAAGGTAGCAGGGATTGCTAGCGTACTATTATTATCAGCCTGTGCTCCAGCAGATAGAGCAGATATAAACTCTACTGAACTGACTAACGAGCATTATAAGAACCAAGAAAAACAACAACAAAACTGTATGCTAACAGGTGAAATTGGTTGTGCTGATTAGTTAAGCTTAGAATAACGAATAAAAAAGGCCCGATAGAATCACAACTATCGGGCCTTAATTTCAACA from the Aliivibrio wodanis genome contains:
- the rluE gene encoding pseudouridine synthase codes for the protein MTFKRSPNWKKPAFKKKTTQKPRPAPKDRKVLIFNKPFDVLSQFTDDQHRQTLADFISVKDVYAAGRLDRDSEGLLILTNDGVLQARLTQPESKSPKTYWVQVEGDPTEEDLEKLRQGVELKDGMTLPAKVEMMTEPDLWERNPPVRFRAAIPTTWIAITIIEGRNRQVRRMTAHIGFPTLRLIRYSMGDWTIKDVPHGEWKEVTL